Part of the Melopsittacus undulatus isolate bMelUnd1 chromosome Z, bMelUnd1.mat.Z, whole genome shotgun sequence genome is shown below.
GATGCTACTGAAATGGAGCTAAAAAcaataatgagaaaaagcacTGTAAACTGCAACCTACTTGCctatggagaaaaagaaatcacttgtTTACTTAAGGAAACAGTTACTTGTAGCTATTACTTGTATATGACTTGATTCCTGTTGAATAGTTGTTAAAAGAAAGGATTTATGATACCAAGACAGTATGCTTCTCAGTTGCAGAGGGAAACTAATGCTATGAACAACTCAAACATGCCTGCTGTAGTCCTTCTATTACAAAATCAAGCATAATAGGCATCTCCTGTATTCACTGTGGCAGTTTGGCACAAGCAAGTCAATCTGCCCAGAAATGTCCTTTGTTAAGATATAAGAGCTTTTAAGTCTGACAGCTGTTTCTGCCTTGCTTTCTGCAAATGTGCCCCAAGCCTTGTTGTGAGCTGTATTAGCAGCTTCTAGAGAAGGATGAAGTCAGCAGCTTGCCCCTTATATCTTGTTTTAGTCGCAGTTTTCCACTTGAGGAGCCTACATTTTTATTATGTTGAAGAAAGCTTACAAAACTGGTATGTAAATCTTGACCTGCAAATTTCCTAGTGAGGTAGTTGTTCCAGCCAATTAAGAATCTGTATTTTACATGAAGTTAACCATTGCATAATAgagtaatagaatcatagaacagttagcgttggaaaggaccttaataaaTACCTTAGTAAACTTGCTATGCTTCAAGCCGTTAGTGATGTTGTGAATGGTCTCAGCTTTCACTTATTCAAGGAACAACCAATATCTCAATACCTGTAGTAATTTCTACTGAAATATATTGAAGAATCCTCTAGGATACTTTGATATTGAATATTCAATATTGATATTTAATATTGAATTATTAATATTGGATTTATTTGAATTTAATATTGAATAGTTAATATTCAATATTGAAATTTCTTAACCCCCATCCTTTTCTCAAGAGTATTGCACTGCTGTAAAGATGTATGGATAACTGATCTGGCAAAGCCTTGCATTTTAACAGTAGTAAATCAAAATACTAAAAGGAATTACCATCTTCTACTGGAAAAGGGGTACCTGTAACAGATGGAAGTTACattcagcatgaaaaaaaaaccaaaccaaaccaaactaatTTTCATTGCTAACAAGAAAATATCCTGAAAGGATTACAGTATTCCTGGGAAAATTCTGCTTACCAGATCCACTGCTGCTCACTTgagttattttttcatcttcttcatcATCACTGCTAAATGGATGAAAGGTGATTTCTGACTCTGTGTCTATTTGATAAGCATCAGGCTCTTGCTCAGCAAAGCTTCGCAGTGCCACAAGGCGATGATGAATTGCTGCATACAGGTATCCAGTGTCTTTTGAGCTTGCCTGCAGAACATAAAATGCACACAGccaaaccaataaaaaaaatctcttttcacagagaagctgagaaattttcaaaagtaatgaaaaagctgtgttttgtccttttaaatcaaaacaatCCATTAGAGATTCacacttaagaaaataaaattaaataaagtcAGCTTTAAGTGGTTGTGTTTTGTAATATGTAGCTGTTGATTATTTTCTCGATAGTTACAAGAGCAAGCTTGGAAATTATTTCTCCTGAAGAACGGCTCCGTTTCCTGAATATGTTTCTAGAAGTAAGAATAAACTTGCACTTTATTTTGGAGaataaataagaattttaaaacctaactacaaagaaaaatacttgtgaTTATAAAATTTAAAGATACCAtgaattctgctgctgttgttgagCAGATGAGCATCATCAAGTTGGGTACTGATATCAATTCCATTAGTGGTACGTGAACCACAGTCTGGAAATGTCTGTCATAAGGCCATATCCCATCTtcacaccttttttttaatactgaggGATAGCTcatttcataataaaaattatgtaaCAGCTAAGCTAAGCACAGCACAACAGAGCACAGAAGGCCATTTGCTAAAACCAAAGCCTCAGATAGGTCTTCAGAATCctaaaaaaatgtgtatttgtgtggCATTTTTATGTCTTGCTTACCTGAATCAGAAATACTTGAACAGAGTGGTCCTCTTGGGCTGTTGCAGTGAAGCACAGGctctttctgtttgctctttttATAACCATTTGCTCCCAGAGTCGAGTGTTGAGAATAAGTTTCAAACTGCCTTGATTTCGCATAACTAAAATGAAAAGGTTTATATGATAAGTCATTGGAGACATCTGCATTTTAACTGCAGTAGTTTTCTCTAGCATTTGTATACAActaatattttcataaataagtatttttaatttggtcTAAAACCTGAcatggtggattttttttttaattatttttaaatacccaAAGACATTAGCTTCTTTCAATACATACAAAGCAAATAACCTGCTGAAACGGTGTAATACAGTATGAAAACAtgacagcacaggaaaaacaacattCCAGAAGTGACTTGAAACAGTGCTCCTGCAAAAGCACAATCAACAAAGAGCAAACTGTCAGGCTAGTGACTGAGCTAATTATACGCTGCagtaaaaatacacagaagcTAACAACATATATAAGCACAAGTATACAAACTGAGTGAAAAATCCCCAATGCCTCAGTCTGTAATACAGCTAACTTCTGTCAGGCAATGTTAAAAAGATTCTCAGCAACTTGACTTAAATAAAGCTAGGTACTCAGTGttaatattctgaaataaactTATTCCGGCCAGCAACAGTACAAGTTATTTAGTGTTTTGTGTGTCCGTGTAATTTTGGTCTTTAATTCTTACTTAGCCTTGACTGCAGCATGCCGTGTTTACTGCTAGAAGTGTCATTAAGCCTCAGGGAGCCTCTGCCTCTTTCAATCCAAGTTAAAGAAAGCTTATTAAATTTAAAGAGCTTGCAGTtgatctgaaaaagaaatacatgatGAAAATTGCCACCCAATGTTAATTTTATCGGTTCTAAaactttatgtttttaaaacttttgATACAGATTTTAACATGTCCGTATGCATGTatacaaatacagaaacatagGTAGATCACCACAATTACTTAAAATGAAACTGCTTCCAGATCTGTGCTAAACATTCTGCTAGTCATGGAAAACATTCAGCATGAATCCCAGTTTACTTTTTAAGTTATTTCATCTGTCTTAGCTCTTCATCTGTGATATCCACTAACACAGCTGAATTTGTTGCAACTGTTCTACAACCTTATTCCCCCACCTATTAGAAACATTATACAGACCAGGATACCAGTACCACTACTAAGAGAGTACTACTAGAAAGAGGATAAAATTTTCATGTTCTGACAAGACAGAAGATTTAATCAACAATAAAacttccctgcccatggcaggggcgttggaactagatgattttaaggtcctttccaaccaaaaccattctatgattccatgataaaATAATGTAATGTTCAATGTTAAGACTTTTAAAATCATATGTCATTGCTATTTCCTAAGAACATTACATTTTTGAGGTGAAGAGAAGTAAGGTATGTATTGCTGGgccagaaaaatattttagattagCTATAAAACTAATTActttgtgtcatggtttaaccagGATACTCTGACGGCACATTGCTGGCGATAAAAAGGTCTTTAcccaaatttttttttatttcgAGGGTTTAGTTACTGCTGTATAGCTGCTTATAAAATGCAACTCCAGAATGAAATCCTGAAGCAGTCACTTACTGAAAAGGACTACAAAATGAACAGATataatttgaaaaagaaaatatcaactTGCAGAATAATCAGTTAGCAGAGGCATatctttaaaaagtgaaaattcaaaatataaaCTGAAGTTATTTACAGCTTGCTGCAATCTGTAATGGATCTCAATGTTCTTTTCAACAACAAAACTGCTCACAATCTAGTCTTTATGAAATACACACCTGTAATACATTGTGTTCTGCTTCTTCTCCAGTTATAACTTCAATTTTATCTAACAGAATTTTCTTCACTGGCTTGGAAATACAAGCAGCTGCTGATTCAATTAGTGTTGCATTCTTCAATAGAGATgtttctgtaaggaaaaaaaaaggaaatccagGACAATAAAACTAGCATACGTGATGGCCTATGACTTCAGTTGTGTCAAAGTAATTTATCTACCTGAGCAGTCACAAAATACAAGCAGCTTAAAATCATAGTTAAATATGCAGTCCAAAAGGCACTCACAAAGTTCACTGCATTTTCAAATAATAAACAATAACAATCTGTAATAAATAGTACCAATCTGTAAAACCCTAACCTTTCCTGAGTAACTTAGATGATTCATTCTGAAGTTAGTCCAGTTCAAATGTTAAAAACCAAATTATAGCTGCTTTCTGAACACAGGTTTTGGCACAAACTGCAAGCATGCTATTGACACGGCAACTTGAGAGtagattaaaattatttaccAGCACTTATTTTATATCCTCtaaaaagcagtgaaacatAATAATAAAGCTAACTGTACTTGTTTGCTTACGTGTTTGTGGACTGATGTGACAAGGTTCTATGTGCGTGGATGTTATTTCCCCTTTGTATGAACTGGCTTTGTTATACACCTTGGGATGCTTCTCAGGACTCTAAAAAACCCAGGGGAAATAAGAATTCCCATTTAAACAAAATGGCAATGTTACTTCATATCAAACAGAACATGGAATCATTCAGCAAATGTAGTATCTTCAGAGTAAAAACTGACCCAGATGATACAATTTCAGTCTCTACTGGAGGTAATTTTATTATCATGAGTATATAATTTTTCCACTGAGAAGAATGATCTCTTTGTATGGATCCCAGATTAAGATTTAAATCCACTGAAGGATTTAGTTGTTTATGTACCAGCTAATTTCTGGTTTAACCACTTAAGCCCTAGAAGAATAGTTTAAACATGGAAATTTAAAAGCAGGGGAATTAAAAATTTCCATGACCTTCAGATTTTGCACATAAAATTTCTTAGGCATGTCTAAATAAATGCTTCTGGTTCCCTACAATGCTCAGTGGCTCAACACCTACCTTGTAGCTAAATCCTGGTCATAAGTCATAACCCAGACCAATGGTGACCAAGCTTTTTCACTGGCAGATATGCACACCATTTTCATTCTACTTCTGCTAGAAAATGAATATCAGTTCCATTTTGAGTGGTGCAGTCATCCTCAGCTTGTAAACCACCTTTTTGTTCGAGTTTCATTTAGGACTTTATCCATTAAACTGTCTCACAGTACGCACAATTTAGTTCAACACAGACACTATCCAGCATATTTATTACTCCCACCTCTTAACAGTTATGATGAAAACCATCAGAGTGATGGGGACCACATTCTTTTATCTTGCAGCTGTCTCACTTTACGtggaatataaaaaaaaaaaaaactttttcagatcaaaaaatgaacaaaagagaAACACTGCATACTGGTATGAGTTAGTAATTAGAGTACATATCTTGGATGGGGAAGATATGGATGCCTAACCCTCCTACAGTAAATATTTAGATATTTTCTCCTCAACAGTCATTTGAATCATAATTACTCACATCTCTAAAAGAACATGAGGAGCTAAAAAGAATCTCTATCTGAAAATAATTATACTCAAATACATTAACCTTCATAAAACATCTGCCAGCAATTACAGATCTTACCAAAACTCTCTCAACCATGTTTTCTCCAAACACAAAATCAGAATTGCTGATGTTTTGTACGTTTCTGTCTTCAAGCAGCTGaattctgtggaaaaaataatgtaagaaTGTGATATAGAAGTATTTAAAACtttgtaaaatatataaatacgTTAATGCATTTGCCTTAGTACACCTTGCattaaagacaaacaaaaaatgacCACATAAATAACCAGAAACTTAATTCTTCAGGACATTCTTCAGATCAGTCAGTCTTCACCTTTGTGTctagcaaaatcttggagcagattctcctggaaggcacgctggggcacatgaaaaacaacaatgtgcttggtgacagccagcatggcttcactaaggggaaatcctgcctgaccaatttggtggctttctctgatggggctacagaactgatgggcaggggtagagcagttgacgtcatctacatggtcttgtgcaaagtgttcgacactgtcccacacaacatccttgtctctaaattggagagacatcaattgaCAGGtagaccactcagtggataaagaactggctggatggctgcacacaaagagttgtggtcaatggctcaatgtctggctggagaccagtaatgagtggtgtccctcagggatcggtgttgggaccggtcttgttcaacatctttgtcagtgacatggacagtgggattgagtgcactctcagcaagtttgccgatgacaccaagctgtgtggttcggttgatatgctggaggaaggaatgtcattcagagggaccttgaaacACTTGTAAGGTTGGCTTACCAAACCATACAGGATTCCTTCAGGGTGGGaatgactggtctgtaattcccttggtcatccattttccccttcttgaaaatgggggttatattatttttccagtcatcgggaacttcacctgactgccatgatctttcaaatatgatggacagtggcttagcaacttcatttgccatctccttcaggacccgcagatggatttgtgcacgttcaggttcttaagatggtcttgaaccagatcctctcctacagtgggcctaaggtcttcattctcacagtccctgcatctgccttccatgACCTGGGTGGTGCGCTCAGAGCCTTTCCCactgaagaccaaggcaaaggagtcattgagaacctcagccttctccaaatcctgggTAGCCAGTtttcctgatagcttctggagggggcccaCGTTCTCCCTAGTTTCTCTTTCATTCgctatgtacctatagaatcccttcctgttatttgTAACAACCCTAGCCGGAcacctacacctgggtcggagcaatcccaggcacagctacaggctgggcaaaaaggaaatgcatggtagtcctgcggagaaggacttgggggtgttagtcaatgaaaaaatgaacatgagccagcagtgtgcactcacagcccagaaagccaactgtatcctgggctgcatcaaaaggagagtgaccagcaggtcgaaggaggtgatcctgcccctctatcctgttctcgtgagacctcacttgaagtattgtgtacagttctggtgtcctcaacataaaaaggacaaggAACTGTCGGAACAAGTcaagaggaggccacaaggataatcaggggactggagcacctcctgtatgaagacaggctgagaaagttggggctgttcagcctggagaaaagaaggctgcatggagacctcatagcagccttccagtatttgaagggggcctatagggatgctgggtatgaactcttcactagggactgtagcgacaggacaaggggtaacgggatAAAACTtagaacaggggaagtttatattggatataaggaggaagttctttactgtgagggtggtgagacactggaatgggttgcccatggaagttgtgaatgctccatccctggtggttttcaaggccaagttggacagagccttgggttgcatggtttagtgtgaggtgtccgtgcccctggcagggggtggaactagatgatcttaagtcctttccaaccctaacttttctattattctatgtTTCTGAAATCTGAGGATATTCTCCTTATAACGTTTCAGAAAAAGGAACACAGAGTATCACACTGTATTTTATGAACATTATTGAAGATgttctttaaagcaaataaatagaGAGAAACAACATgccacctcttcctcctcctcaggaaGTGTCTTACTCTAAAATCTTTAATGAGTTATTAACAGTTATCCCTTCATGTTGATGGAGCTCTGGTACCCTTTAGAGGACTGTACTTCCTGGAGCCCTACAGGTCATCCTTTGTCATCCACCTAATGTCTTGGAAAGGCAGACAGGCAGTGTATTCTAGTGCCCACAATTTCAATTCACTTTAATGCTCCAAAAATGTGAAAGCGTTATAGCAGATGATTTATGATGAGGtacaactgaaacagaaaagaaacacctTCCTTCCACTTTTCAATCACCTGTTCCATAGATATCCTTAAAATGAGAAGTGAAGAAAACTAGATACTTGAAATCCTTTGGTACTGGCCAACTAAGCTTAGGAATACGATTTGGGGAGAAAATTTCATATACTAGATATATCACTTCACATTTAGGATCTGGAGTGTGACTGGTTTTGGCAAAACCTACATTAAAACAACACTTGTCCTGCTTcacttctgtccctttttccttcctgaatgAAAAGCATGAAGTGTTTTTTTGCACTGTCACCCTGAGTTTAATTACTCTCAGTCAGCCTTTTACTTCTCAGGAGATTTTAAGAGTAGGtgaatgaatttttaaatagtGACAGTCACAACTTGTCAAAAGTTGTTAATTGTGGATTATATTCAAGAACGTTCTAAGTACAGTTGTGATCTGACCTGCTAATTACAGAGCCACTTAAATTAACAGGACccatttttcataaaaatcacTAGAATGTAAACTTCTCTGTCTGGAAGTTGTTCCtgctgctggtttggttttttgtttaacAAAAGGCTTAGAGGTTGTTCAAACTTTCTGTTGATGCTTATTTAATGCACCTTTTGCTGGCAAAGGCAAGTTCTTGTCTGTTTCTAGAAGGATGACTTGGCAGGAGGATGATCTGATGTTTTGTCACAAACTGTATAATTCAGCACCACTTATCAGCTCTTCTAGATCATTTATCACCTTTCAGAGGGCTTACTGGCACGTATGTCACGCAGAGGATGCTCCTATTAATAAACTGGGTTTGTGGCCAGAACTTTGATGATTGCTTCTAAAACTTAGTTTCTGTGTTCATAACTACACCTCTTCATATAGGATGAAGGATTTCCAAGTATAAGCTATCTGCATTTTacatgtaaggaaaaaaatattccttaacATTCTCATGCTTGATGTGTTGCTAAAACTAAGAGcaaataagaaagagaaatcagagaATCAATCTCTTTTCAACTTAAAGACTTCCATACATGTCTGGGACTATGGACAGGGAATGTGTGTTTAAACTAATAAGTTTCTTATTCCTTAAGAAAACTCTCCACTAAAATTCATAGAATTGTGATTGCTTTCCATCCTAAAATTTCATCTGCTACATCTAGGCCACTCCAGTAGCAACTCAGTAAGGACAAAACTCTAGAAGAGATAAAAACCAGAAACTAGAGCCTTGTTTGAAATGAATAACTTGGGAAAtggatttattcttttcagaaatgtaagaaaaaagtAATCAGTGCAGGATCTTTCTTTTAAGAGGGCTAACTGGAAGTGCCAGCCTTAGATTGTTATTGAAACCTCAGTACCCTTGTGTTGCTGCAGGGTAAGAACAAAATGTGCAAGTGATGGCATTGCCATGGAGATGAAAAACAGAGGCACTGAATTCAGGGAATGACCACTAACAAGGAAGAATGGGAGCAGGAGAAATGTGTGTAAGATACTGGAAAGGTTCTAAGGAAAGGGAGCCAGGTACTGTCCTCAGAGTGTCCGGAAGGGTCTGAGTAGCTACTAGGTCCAATGCTGGCCTTGCACCCTGGCAGTTTTCCAAGCAAGTCCTAGTGCAAAGCTGAATACATGGTCAGAAGCCTGCATTTTCACAACATTACACTTCTGTAACTTACAACACAAACTCCTTGCTTTTAATCAGAATCAAGAAGCagcaaatttctcattttcagtttaCTACAGTCTGTTCAGGAAATGGAACTCCTGGTGGTTTCCTGGGACACAAATAGCTGCAGCAACTGCAGAGGGGTAACAAACCACTTCCATTCATCTCTCTACAGAACTGTATCACATAGAGAAGAggtggaaaaggaaggaaggtaaGAGGGACATTTGCATGCAGCAGCAATCTTGCTGTTGAGTctctctgcattttattttgtaaataaatatcAATACTTACACCTtgattaataattaaaaacacatCTACAAGTTCTTTTATTAGCAATAAGCAGGTCTGGCTGCAATGTTCAATACTATTTAGCACGTACATGGAGTTTAGTAAAGTTGCATGTTCGAATACTTGCTGACAAGTTACCTGTAAGAAAATGTCTATGACAAAAAGAttttactgaagtattttaaagccTCAGGCACTTAGTACAGATCAGAAGAATCTGATCTGTAGAAGACGACCTCCCTGCAATCCCAACAGAGCCATAAGCACCTAGATGTATTTGAATTAGATTTCAGCCTCTCAAATAAACCAACATTTACCACAATTGCAGATTAgccatttctctttaaaagaaggaaaagaaataccatAAGCACTTTTAAGTCTTGTAACTTGTTGACATCAGAATACTGAATTGCACGTCTCTGTCCATCTACTCCACAGGAAAAAGCCTCTCAGCTATCTTTTCCTAGATATTATACAGGTGAGAGAAGGTAAATAGACTTGGAGTGTTGATACTAATTGATTTTGAGGTCAGTACCATCTTCCCTCACCTTTTCAACACACATTGCCATCATTCTGAATCAGCTAAAAATCCAGCATGTTTGTGGCTCCATGTTATTCTCACAAGGCATCATTACAGCATTAGTTGTGATAGAAAAGGACAGGCTGGCTCTTCTGAAATCACAGTGAGCATCTGCCCTCTAATATTCTGAAGTATCCAAGTTATGAATCTAAAAATCCCTTACCTCCTCAGAACCCCAGCACTGTGAATTTCAGATGGTGGGTGCAGAAGATGGGCCATAGATGAAGAAGGCTGAAGTAGACTCCTCTGCAGTTAATGTGTTCTCTTGGGAGAATGGCAAATGTGTTATATGTGGCCCTAGCAATTTTGAAATGTCATTCCCTCATCATAACTGACGTATCAGATGTATTCCTTATGCTCACAATTTCCAGGTAAATAACCCTCGTCAACCCTCAGCAAGCAGTATTAATATCCACACAATAACCTGCCGACACCAAGCTGGCTAACCACAGACGTAACATTCTCATAAGCAGGTCTCCAGCAAGAGGTAATAGCCCACTTTTGCACTAGTATGAGCTCTTTCAGTCATATACAGAGGCAAGTCCAAGGAAGTCAGCTTCCTCATGCAGAAATTCTTAAGTCCATGCCGGCAAACCCATGTCTGCACAAAGACTGCACCCTACCACAATCACTCTAGCTAGCTGTTCATGCCAAACAGTCTGGTGTGAGCAAAAGCAGAGCATCAGGTGTAGCATTCACCTTGTCTTCCAAATCAGTCCTGTacagttttcttcatgtttcttaTGTCCTAATCTCCTATCTCCTAATATGTCCAATATATTGTGCTAATTCCTGAGTCTCTCTGCATCTGTTTATGAGCTACAGCAGCTACACAGTCAGAAAGGAGTTCTCCAAAAGGACACAAATGTGACTGTAAACATTCAAAACCATAACAGATTTTGAACTACCAAAGCTACACTACATGACAAATTAAAATAGTTTCTGTCCTCAGGGTTGCCAGTGAGAAACAAGATATCCCACAGAGATTAACTCCTGGCAGAGTCCATTTCTTACTGCATATGGAGCTCATGTCAGCACCTACAAATCCTGGCACCACACACAAGCACCAGTGAGCACTGTGTGGGTGTAGATAGCATGGGCTTAGTACCATGTTAGATTCTTTGGACAGAAAAGGCATGCCATAGACCAAGTGAtgaaatgttacagaaatataataaataaaagcttaCGGTGTTGTTGTAGAGCTAGAAAGGTTCACAGTAATAGATgatcctgctgctgttttggaACTTATTGAATTCTCAGCTGAAGAGTAGGAGCTGTCTTCAAATAcctaggaaaaataaaactacgTGAGTTAATTAGACCAAGGTTATTTTCTGCTATAAACGTATCTGCTAGAAGTCCAGAGTTACTGAGGTATGTGAtgtttgtatgtatatatgtgttaGTTGGCAGAGCTGCCTCCAGCTGTGTACTAAGCCAGTACCCTTAATCAAAATGCTAAAATACTATGttctaaataaacaaaatccaaaagaCTCCCAAAGCTGATTTGCCCACAGAACCCTGATATCTGAAAGCTGAGACAGCCCACAGAGAAGAGGTGTTTTTTCAGACACAGTGAGAATGAGTTTAACAGTTCATACCATGTCAGTGATCCAAGCAATTCCACTGCAATTGACACAGGAACTTGCCTGAAAATCATGCAGTGGAAtaattacttttcctttttaccttAACAAGTGCTTCTTTCTCAGTCACAAGAGATACTACAGGACTTCCAGGACAGGTCAGGGCTTGTGGGGGTTGTAAAATGGCAGGTCTAACGACATTCCACAACTGACTTTGCGACAAGGATCCTTGCAaaacacaaagacaaaatatttaaacaaagacTTTTTT
Proteins encoded:
- the RANBP3L gene encoding ran-binding protein 3-like gives rise to the protein MRNQPIPACEGNVVHTDAGCDFSVGSRHGTKADPDFSKRRALPSNPRALHQAARLQGQPGARLCPGELEPKQERCTERLVLVQPTFVFERKDRPLKRPAEDPVCKAENDFISCSRKRARSSSFTHQKSDSQFNTDSTCAQKRGRSCSFTILPTFPPSHPVKKNNIFMTSTLLQRNTDLISSTKQGSLSQSQLWNVVRPAILQPPQALTCPGSPVVSLVTEKEALVKVFEDSSYSSAENSISSKTAAGSSITVNLSSSTTTPIQLLEDRNVQNISNSDFVFGENMVERVLSPEKHPKVYNKASSYKGEITSTHIEPCHISPQTQTSLLKNATLIESAAACISKPVKKILLDKIEVITGEEAEHNVLQINCKLFKFNKLSLTWIERGRGSLRLNDTSSSKHGMLQSRLIMRNQGSLKLILNTRLWEQMVIKRANRKSLCFTATAQEDHSVQVFLIQASSKDTGYLYAAIHHRLVALRSFAEQEPDAYQIDTESEITFHPFSSDDEEDEKITQVSSSGSDHTRWNHRQSVACS